The window CGCGGAGCGTGGTCTCGAAGAGCTGCACAAGGCGGTCGACACGGTCATCGCGATTCCGAACGAGCGGCTGCTCAGCTTCGTCGATCGCGGCACAACGCTCTCGGAGGCGTTCCTCACCGCCGACGACGTTCTGCGCCAGTCGGTTCAGGGAATCAGCGACCTGATCACGATGCCCGGCGAGGTGAACGCCGACTTCGCGGACGTGCGGGCCATCATGTGCGGCCAGGGGATCGCGGTGATGGGCACGGGTCAGGCGTCGGGAGACAACCGGGCTCTCGAGGCGGCTCAGCGAGCCGTGTCTTCGCCCCTGCTCGAGGACGCTTCGATCGAGGGAGCCGGGGGCTGCCTGATCAACATCACGGGCGGCAAGTCGCTGACCCTGCACGAGGTGGCCGAGGCCGCCCGAATGGTCACGGAGGCGGTGGATCCGAACGCGAACATCATCTCCGGCCTGGTGGTCGACGAGACGATGGACGAGGAGATGAAGGTCACCGTGATCGCGACCGGCTTCGCCGAGGATCGGCAGCCGCGCCCGGCTGGCGCGGAGGAGATGCCCGAAGGGGATCAGGCCGCGGACTCCGCGGAAGGTCTGGCCGCCGCCGGCGAGGCGGCGGAGGCGGGTCCGGAAGGCACCACGGCCGAGGACGGCGACTCTGACGAGTCCGGCTTCCGGGACCGCCTGCTCGCGGAACGCCACGAGATCGATCCGGGCGGCTACGGACCCAATTGGAGAAACGTCGACGACTACGACATCCCGACCGTCCTGCGCAAGCAGATGGACTAAGCGCCGGCTACATCCGCTCCGGCAGGGGCACGCCGAGAATCTGGGCGAGCGCTTCGAGGGAACGGACGAAGATCTGCGTGGCGGCGAGACGCGCATCGCGGAGATCGGCGTTCCGCTCGTGCAGGATGGGATGGCGGTGGTAGATGGCGTGGAACTTCTGCGCCAGCTCGACAGCGTGCCTCGCGATCAGGGAGAGTTCCAGCGTGGTCGCGGCGCGCTCGACCGTGTCCTGGCACTGCGAGGCGAGCAGCACCAGGTCCCAGAGGTCATCGGGCCATGCCTCGACGGGGAGTTCGGCGGCGCGGCCGGGTCCGACTTCCTGCGGCAGACCTTCTTCCATCAATCGACGGCGGATGTTCCGGGCGCGCACGATGGAGTACTGGAGATAGGGGCCTGACTCGCCTTCGAACGACGTCGCATCGTCGATGTCGAAGGCGATCACGCGCGTCGTGGTCGCCCGCGCCATGAAGAACCGCAGTGCCGCGGTCGCGATCTGACGCGCCAGAAGCTCAGCGTCCGGGTCGTCCGCCCCAGCGGGGTCGGAATCGCCTCGGCGAGCCGCGATCTCAGCCCGACTCTTCGCTTCGAGCTGGTCGAGCAGGTCGTCCGCCTTGACGCCAATCCCCTTGCGA is drawn from Acidobacteriota bacterium and contains these coding sequences:
- the ftsZ gene encoding cell division protein FtsZ, encoding MEPPLDETAVSEENFGPAKIKVVGIGGGGGNAVNRMIASKLSGIEFIAANTDLQALRRCEAETKLQLGQKITRGLGAGADPDIGRNSALEDTDKILDVLNGADMVFLAAGLGGGTGTGAVPIIGSLSAEVGALTVAVVTKPFTFEGRRRMLIAERGLEELHKAVDTVIAIPNERLLSFVDRGTTLSEAFLTADDVLRQSVQGISDLITMPGEVNADFADVRAIMCGQGIAVMGTGQASGDNRALEAAQRAVSSPLLEDASIEGAGGCLINITGGKSLTLHEVAEAARMVTEAVDPNANIISGLVVDETMDEEMKVTVIATGFAEDRQPRPAGAEEMPEGDQAADSAEGLAAAGEAAEAGPEGTTAEDGDSDESGFRDRLLAERHEIDPGGYGPNWRNVDDYDIPTVLRKQMD